From the Candidatus Liberimonas magnetica genome, the window ACAAAGTTAAGCTAGATTCCTGCTGGAGTTTACCCTCGAACGCCCTAATCGGGGGCAGGAATGACGGGATTTTGTAATGATACGTCAAAAAGGAAGCCATACTTTTTGGGAACACAATGATGGCAGATGTACGGTGGTCCCTATTCATAAGGGCA encodes:
- a CDS encoding type II toxin-antitoxin system HicA family toxin, translating into MIRQKGSHTFWEHNDGRCTVVPIHKGKDIGRGLLKSILNDIDIETENFFKL